A genomic window from Silene latifolia isolate original U9 population chromosome 11, ASM4854445v1, whole genome shotgun sequence includes:
- the LOC141612722 gene encoding pentatricopeptide repeat-containing protein At3g49710-like — protein sequence MNQISLNLHHFSQLLKSCITQKNLVTGKCLHALYVKSIIPQLTYISNHFIILYSKCRNLTAARNAFGATLYPNVFSYNAIIAAYVKHGRIMIAHQLFDEMPEPDLVSYNTLIAAYAERGETRTAFRLFGKMREVGIGMDGFSMSSMITGSNDDVLLIRQLHCLGVRGGYDCYTSVNNSLVSYYSKNGFLEEAKRVFCGMNGREDEVSWNAMIVAYGQHREGLKAVELFKEMVKRGLYVDMYTLASVLTAFTSLEDRVGGLQFHGQLIKIGFNANPHVGSGLIDLYSKCGGDMFDCRKIFEEIPGPDLVLWNTMICGYSQFEELSEEALTCFREMLRIGHRPDDCSFVCVISACSNSPSPSHGKQVHSLSLKSDIPSNRIAVNNALVSMYAKSGNLHDARKLFDRMPEHNVVSLNALIDGYSQHGAGNEALHLFNCMLKKGLTPSNITLISVLSACAHTGKVEEGQKYFDSMKRDFGIDPEPEHYSCMIDMLSRAGKLREAEQLIESMPFNPGKIGWASLLGACRKHCNIDLAIKAANQFLQIEPTNPAPYVMLANIYSDAGRWEEVAQVRKLMHDRKLRKKPGCSWIEINKRVHVFVAEDASHPMIKEVYEYLDEVLVKIKDVGYVPDVRWSTMKDAGGERDKERSGVHHSEKLAVAFGLLSTKKGEPILVGKNLRICGDCHNAIKLISAVTSREITVRDTRRFHFFKDGTCSCGDFW from the coding sequence ATGAACCAAATTTCATTGAATCTGCATCATTTTAGTCAACTTCTAAAATCATGCATTACCCAAAAAAATCTAGTTACAGGAAAATGCCTCCATGCACTCTACGTAAAATCCATAATTCCTCAATTAACTTACATTTCCAATCATTTCATCATCCTCTACTCCAAATGCCGCAATCTAACCGCCGCTCGAAACGCATTCGGAGCGACCCTTTACCCAAATGTGTTCTCCTACAATGCCATTATTGCCGCGTATGTGAAACACGGTCGAATTATGATTGCCCACCaactgtttgatgaaatgcctgaACCGGACTTGGTATCGTATAATACTCTAATTGCTGCGTATGCGGAAAGAGGTGAGACGCGGACTGCGTTTAGACTGTTTGGGAAGATGAGGGAAGTGGGTATTGGGATGGATGGGTTTAGTATGTCTTCTATGATTACGGGTTCGAATGATGATGTTTTGTTGATTAGGCAGTTGCATTGTTTGGGTGTTAGAGGTGGGTATGATTGTTATACGTCGGTGAATAATTCGCTTGTGAGTTATTATAGTAAAAATGGGTTCTTGGAGGAGGCGAAGAGGGTGTTTTGTGGAATGAATGGGAGGGAAGATGAGGTTTCTTGGAATGCTATGATTGTTGCATATGGGCAACATAGGGAAGGATTGAAAGCGGTTGAATTGTTTAAGGAAATGGTTAAGCGGGGTTTGTATGTTGACATGTATACTTTGGCTAGTGTCTTGACTGCGTTTACGAGCTTGGAGGATCGAGTTGGTGGCCTCCAGTTTCATGGTCAGCTAATCAAGATAGGGTTTAACGCGAATCCTCATGTTGGGAGTGGGTTGATTGATTTGTATTCGAAATGTGGTGGTGACATGTTTGACTGTCGGAAAATATTTGAGGAGATTCCAGGGCCTGATTTGGTTCTTTGGAACACCATGATCTGTGGATATTCTCAATTTGAGGAATTATCAGAGGAGGCGCTTACTTGCTTTAGAGAGATGCTACGAATTGGGCATCGGCCAGATGATTGCAGCTTTGTTTGTGTGATTAGCGCGTGTTCAAACTCCCCCTCTCCGTCACATGGAAAGCAAGTTCACTCTTTGTCTCTTAAGTCTGATATCCCGTCTAATAGGATTGCGGTCAACAATGCCCTCGTATCAATGTATGCAAAAAGCGGAAATCTTCATGATGCTAGAAAGTTATTTGATAGGATGCCTGAGCATAATGTAGTCTCTTTGAACGCCTTGATCGATGGTTATTCTCAGCATGGTGCCGGAAATGAAGCATTGCATCTTTTTAATTGCATGCTCAAAAAAGGTCTAACACCTAGTAATATAACCTTGATTTCTGTGCTTTCAGCTTGTGCTCACACAGGAAAAGTTGAGGAAGGCCAAAAATATTTTGACTCAATGAAACGTGATTTCGGTATTGATCCTGAACCTGAACACTATTCTTGCATGATTGACATGCTGAGTCGAGCTGGTAAACTGCGTGAGGCAGAGCAGCTTATCGAGTCTATGCCATTTAACCCCGGTAAAATTGGTTGGGCCTCTTTGCTTGGCGCATGTAGAAAACATTGTAATATTGATTTAGCTATCAAGGCTGCTAATCAATTTCTTCAGATTGAGCCTACAAATCCTGCTCCTTACGTCATGCTTGCAAATATTTATTCTGATGCTGGAAGATGGGAGGAGGTTGCACAGGTTAGGAAGCTGATGCACGATAGAAAGCTTAGAAAGAAACCAGGGTGTAGTTGGATTGAGATAAACAAAAGGGTCCATGTCTTCGTTGCTGAAGATGCTTCACACCCTATGATTAAGGAAGTATATGAGTACTTAGATGAGGTATTAGTGAAGATAAAAGATGTTGGTTATGTGCCTGATGTGAGATGGTCTACAATGAAAGATGCTGGAGGAGAAAGAGACAAGGAGAGGAGTGGTGTTCATCATAGTGAGAAACTTGCAGTTGCATTTGGGCTGCTATCGACGAAAAAGGGGGAACCTATACTTGTTGGGAAGAATTTGAGGATATGTGGAGATTGTCATAATGCCATTAAGCTTATTTCTGCTGTCACGAGCAGGGAGATCACTGTCAGAGACACTCGTAGATTTCATTTCTTCAAGGATGGAACATGTTCGTGTGGGGATTTTTGGTAG